The nucleotide sequence CTTTGTACACCAATTTTATCCGCAAAAGCAGAAGCATTTAGCCCATAGTAATCTAGTATAATTTCTAATCTTTTTATAAAATCATCTATGTTTACCATTGTAAATTGTAATTAAAAATTAACTATTTACAAATGTAATCAATTAGAGTTAAAAACGCAAAATTACAACTGTAAATCAATCAAAACACAACTTTATGTATAAATGATAAGGTTAAATAAACAACATTAAGTAACTGAATTACAATAGGTAAGTATTGGAGTTAAACTTAAGTAACATTTGTCAATTACAGGCTATTTAAAAACAATTAATCTGAATACAAATCTGTTTACAATTATAATAATGTCTTGTTTTTTGTAGTTTACAAATGTAAAAATAAAGATGTTTACTTTTGTAAATTAAATAATATGTTATGAATTTAGAACAACTGTTCATTGAAAATAAAGAGCAATCTATCTCGGGTAGGTATCTAACTTTAGATTCAGTTGAGCCTCTTTTGAAAAAATTAAATACGAATAATGAACTGTCAATTATAGGTCAATCAGTTCTTGGAGAACCTGTTTATAAATACCAAATTGGAAGCGGAAAAACAAGAATTTTTTTGTGGTCACAAATGCATGGAAATGAAAGTACGACTACTAAAGGATTGTTTGATTTTTTTAATCTATTAAAAAGCGGTTCAGAATTAGCAACTCAATTATTAGATACCTTTACATTTTGTGCACTTCCGATGCTTAATCCAGATGGAGCTCGATTGTATACTCGTGTAAATGCTAATAAAGTTGATTTAAATAGGGACTCTCAAGATTTAACTCAACCAGAGAGCAGAGTGCTGCGTGAGGTATTTGAGGACTTTAAACCTCATTATTGTTTCAATCTACATGATCAACGTACAATTTTTGGTGTAGAGGACTCAGGGAAGCCAGCAACTATGTCTTTTTTGGCGCCTTCTTATAATGAAGCTCGAGAGGTAAATGATTCTCGATTAAAAGCGATTGAGTTAATCGCAGGAATTAATTCGGTTTTACAGCGATATATACCCAATCAGGTGGGTCGTTTTGATGATTCCTTTAATATCAATTGCATAGGTGATACGTTTCAATACTTAGGAGTGCCAACTTTATTGTTTGAAGCAGGGCATTATCAAGACGATTATAAGCGTGAAGAAACTCGGAAATTTGTTTTCATGGCTTTACTTACAAGTTATAAAATACTTTCCGAAAACGATATAGTTGTTAACGGAATTGAGAATTATTTGAATATTCCTCAAAATAAACCCGTTTTTTATGATTTTATATACAAAAACATAAAAATAAATTATGATGGTATTGAAAAAATAACGAATTTTGCTGCTCAATACAAAGAGGAGTTGATTGGAAATGATATTGTTTTCAACGCTTATATTGCTGAAATTGGAGATTTAGAAGGGCGTTTTGGTCATTACGAATATGATGGAAAAGGAGCTACATACCAAGATGAACATCAAAATTTTCCGAAATTAGATCAAAAAGCAACTTTCAACTTAGATAATAACATAAAATTCGTTAACGGATTGATAAAAATTTAAAATTTTATCTGTTTTTATTGTTTTTATGTATATTTTTATACTTTGTAAGTGAGTTAATAAAATTAATTTAAAGAATTATGAGTAAATTCCGTTTAGATGAAGTAGATCATCAGATTTTGGATATGTTAATTGACAATACAAGAGTTCCTTTTACAGATATTGCTAAGAAATTATTAATTTCGGCAGGAACTGTTCATGTTCGTGTTAAAAAAATGGAAGATGCTGGTATTATCATGGGTTCATCATTGGTTTTGGACTATGATAAATTAGGGTATTCATTCATTGCTTATGTAGGTGTTTTCCTTAACAACACCTCACAAACTAAGTTTGTTTTAGAGCGAATCAATGAAATTCCATTTGTTACTGTTGCTTCTGTGACTACAGGGAAATTTAATATCTTTTGTAAGATTAGAGCAAAAGACACAAAACATGCTAAAGATGTAATCTTTATGATTGATGATATTGATGGCGTATATAGAACTGAAACTATGATTTCTTTAGAGGAAAGTATCAACGATAAGAAACGTTTGATGCATACCATCTTTAAAAACATGTAATAAGAATAAAAGTTTATATTTTAAATATAACCTTAAGTTAGTTCTTGGGGTTATTTTTTTATAAAATCCAATCTAAAATAACGATAATAATTTATGTATACACTTCCAAAAATTGAGCGTTTTAATCAAAATGTCCTTTCTAAATACAATATTTATAATAGTGTTTTTATAACGTTACCTTTTGACTCCATTGATAATACAGGTGTAATGTTGCCTTTATTTACCGATGTTTGTGAAACGGGTTTCAAAAAACAAGAAACACCTAAAGAAATAATGGAATTTTTCTCAAAGAAGTACTTACATAGTACTAATGAGAAAGAGCAAATTGATTTAATGTTTCGCTTTATTCAATATATAGAACGTCAAATTGTTTTGTTTGATGCTATTGAAGATGCTGCTTTTCCAGTAGTTAACAACATGGAAGGTAGAGGGTCTTTGAGAGATATTAAAGAAAAGGCAGATGCTAGAGGAGCTAAAGAAGAGTTAGTTGCGTTTTTAAAAGACTTCAATGTAAGAACAGTGCTAACAGCACATCCTACACAATTTTACCCTGGTGCCGTTTTAGGTATTATCAATGACTTAACAAAAGCAATTAGAGAGAATGACTTACTTAGAATTAAGCAGTTATTGGCTCAGTTGGGTAAAACTCCTTTTATCAAAAACGAAAAGCCAAATCCTTTCGATGAAGCAGTAAGTTTAATTTGGTACCTAGAAAATGTATTTTATCCTACCTCAAGTGATATGATTCATTATCTTCAAAAGAATGTTTTTCAAGGTGAAACAGTTGATAATTCGATTATCAAATTAGGTTTCTGGCCAGGAGGTGACCGTGATGGAAATCCATTTGTAACAACTGAAATTACATTAAAAGTAGCTGATAGATTGAGGACTTCAATCTTAAAATGTTACTATATGGAAGTAAGACGTCTAAAAAGAAAATTAACGTTCTTTAATGTAGATGTTTTGATAGCTGAATTAGAAGATAAATTATACCGTTCTGTTTTTTATTCGCAAGGAGATATATTTATTACTCTTGATGAATTGAAATCTCAATTAAACAAAATTAAAAATATCGTAGTTGAGCAACATGAATCGTTATATCTTGATGAATTAGAGTCATTGATAATCAATGTTAATTTGTTTGGTTTCTACTTTGCTACTTTGGATATTCGTCAAAACAGTCGTATTCATGATGCTGTTTTTAGAGATGTTTTTGATTATTATCAAAAAAATGATCCTTCTGTATTTCCTAAAAATTATTATGAA is from Flavobacterium sp. NG2 and encodes:
- a CDS encoding M14 metallopeptidase family protein, which produces MNLEQLFIENKEQSISGRYLTLDSVEPLLKKLNTNNELSIIGQSVLGEPVYKYQIGSGKTRIFLWSQMHGNESTTTKGLFDFFNLLKSGSELATQLLDTFTFCALPMLNPDGARLYTRVNANKVDLNRDSQDLTQPESRVLREVFEDFKPHYCFNLHDQRTIFGVEDSGKPATMSFLAPSYNEAREVNDSRLKAIELIAGINSVLQRYIPNQVGRFDDSFNINCIGDTFQYLGVPTLLFEAGHYQDDYKREETRKFVFMALLTSYKILSENDIVVNGIENYLNIPQNKPVFYDFIYKNIKINYDGIEKITNFAAQYKEELIGNDIVFNAYIAEIGDLEGRFGHYEYDGKGATYQDEHQNFPKLDQKATFNLDNNIKFVNGLIKI
- a CDS encoding Lrp/AsnC family transcriptional regulator, producing MSKFRLDEVDHQILDMLIDNTRVPFTDIAKKLLISAGTVHVRVKKMEDAGIIMGSSLVLDYDKLGYSFIAYVGVFLNNTSQTKFVLERINEIPFVTVASVTTGKFNIFCKIRAKDTKHAKDVIFMIDDIDGVYRTETMISLEESINDKKRLMHTIFKNM